The Eleutherodactylus coqui strain aEleCoq1 chromosome 6, aEleCoq1.hap1, whole genome shotgun sequence genome window below encodes:
- the CKS1B gene encoding cyclin-dependent kinases regulatory subunit 1, whose protein sequence is MSAKHIYYSDKYDDESYEYRHVMLPKDIAKMVPKTHLMSETEWRNLGVQQSQGWMHYMIHEPEPHILLFRRPLPMKKL, encoded by the exons ATGTCTGCCAAACACATCTACTACTCGGACAAGTACGACGACGAGAGCTACGAGTACCG TCACGTCATGTTACCAAAAGACATCGCCAAAATGGTACCGAAAACACATTTGATGTCCGAGACGGAATGGAGGAACCTGGGGGTCCAGCAGAGCCAAGGCTGGATGCACTACATGATCCACGAGCCTG AGCCGCACATCTTGCTCTTCCGGCGCCCGCTGCCTATGAAGAAGCTGTAG